One Halomonas sp. M4R1S46 genomic window carries:
- a CDS encoding P-II family nitrogen regulator, whose amino-acid sequence MKLITAIIKPFKLDDVREALADNGVQGITVTEVKGFGRQKGHTELYRGAEYVVDFLPKVKIEVAVDDGRLDTVLDAICTAANSGKIGDGKVFVTPLEDVIRIRTGERGGDAV is encoded by the coding sequence ATGAAGCTGATCACCGCCATCATCAAGCCATTCAAGCTCGACGACGTGCGCGAGGCGCTCGCCGATAACGGCGTGCAGGGCATCACCGTCACCGAAGTCAAGGGCTTCGGCCGCCAGAAGGGCCATACCGAGCTCTATCGTGGCGCCGAATACGTGGTCGACTTCCTGCCCAAGGTCAAGATCGAGGTCGCCGTGGACGACGGTCGCCTCGACACCGTGCTGGATGCGATCTGCACCGCGGCCAACAGCGGCAAGATCGGCGACGGCAAGGTGTTCGTGACCCCCCTGGAAGACGTCATCCGTATCCGCACCGGCGAGCGCGGCGGCGACGCCGTCTGA